Proteins encoded in a region of the Nocardia asteroides genome:
- a CDS encoding erythromycin esterase family protein, which translates to MSTAALPRTLGRQLDDPADLGRAIDEILAARTEPPILLALGEPTHGIEAFPLLRNEILGHLVARGYRSIALETDVFAASVVDDYVAGGPAEIDTVLATGFSHGFGAVPGNRELVEWLRAHNAGRAPQDRVRFYGFDAPVEYSGAPSPRRTLTSAVDYLPVPLRPDSVHDLDALLGEDADWSNRAAMFDPAASIGGSDRARALRIVADDVACALRRAAPGLRPADPTGYDHAVAHARTAQGLLRYHAAMAGPAPDRIATMLSLRAEMMADNLLAIAAREQCRGPSLVFAHNAHLRRAHSRTLISEDEANWCGAGALVGLALGERYMFLATDAGLHSAPGTLQGVLAEATTRRALFPAPALRAALAPSIGTSEPIVPGHIPLDPEDLDGADAVIFITDTDGKRHQYW; encoded by the coding sequence ATGTCCACTGCCGCATTACCGCGCACCCTCGGCCGCCAACTCGACGACCCGGCCGACCTGGGCCGTGCCATCGATGAAATTCTCGCCGCGCGAACCGAGCCGCCGATTCTGCTCGCCCTCGGGGAACCGACGCACGGGATCGAGGCGTTCCCGTTGTTGCGCAACGAAATCCTCGGCCATCTCGTCGCACGGGGGTACCGGTCGATCGCGCTGGAGACCGACGTCTTCGCCGCGTCGGTTGTCGATGACTACGTGGCCGGGGGTCCGGCGGAGATCGACACGGTGCTCGCGACCGGGTTCAGCCACGGCTTCGGCGCCGTGCCGGGCAACCGCGAACTCGTCGAATGGCTCCGCGCGCACAACGCCGGTCGCGCGCCGCAGGATCGAGTTCGCTTCTATGGCTTCGACGCGCCGGTGGAGTACTCCGGTGCGCCGAGCCCGCGACGCACACTGACCTCGGCCGTCGACTACCTTCCCGTGCCGCTGCGGCCAGATTCAGTCCACGACCTCGACGCACTGCTCGGCGAGGATGCCGACTGGTCGAACCGGGCGGCCATGTTCGACCCGGCGGCGTCCATCGGCGGATCCGATCGCGCTCGCGCCCTGCGTATCGTCGCCGACGATGTCGCCTGCGCGCTGCGTCGCGCGGCACCCGGCCTTCGTCCCGCCGACCCGACCGGCTACGACCACGCCGTCGCGCACGCGCGCACCGCCCAAGGCCTGCTGCGCTATCACGCGGCCATGGCCGGCCCCGCCCCCGATCGCATCGCGACCATGCTCAGCCTGCGCGCGGAGATGATGGCCGATAACCTGCTCGCGATCGCGGCCCGAGAGCAGTGCCGCGGCCCGAGCCTGGTCTTCGCGCACAACGCGCACCTGCGGCGCGCGCACTCCCGCACGCTGATCAGCGAAGACGAGGCGAACTGGTGCGGCGCCGGCGCGCTCGTCGGGCTCGCCCTCGGCGAGCGCTACATGTTCCTGGCAACCGACGCCGGCCTCCACAGCGCTCCGGGCACCCTCCAGGGTGTGTTGGCCGAGGCGACCACCCGCCGCGCACTGTTCCCGGCACCGGCCCTGCGCGCCGCGCTTGCCCCGTCGATCGGCACAAGCGAACCGATCGTGCCCGGCCATATCCCACTCGACCCCGAAGATTTGGACGGCGCCGACGCGGTCATCTTCATCACCGATACCGACGGAAAGCGGCATCAGTACTGGTAG
- a CDS encoding MerR family transcriptional regulator, translating into MRPIDLAREHGLSAQAIRNYDDAGILPPTERSQTGYRRYTPLHAQSLRAFLALRRGHGHQQAMEIMRATNRGDTESAYRLIDTAHVALLTERDTRTEVATALGSLSTAMPTPVQGRPLSVGELARRLGVHPATLRAWETHGILRPERDRATGYREYGPDCVRDAEIARQLRRGGYLLSQVAQFIDSLREAGGANALSAFLDSWQDRLTTRSRDLLTGAAQLDTYITMLDQARQGRAATV; encoded by the coding sequence CTGCGACCCATCGACCTCGCCCGGGAACACGGGTTGTCCGCACAGGCGATCCGCAACTACGACGATGCGGGCATACTCCCGCCGACCGAGCGCAGCCAGACCGGCTACCGGCGCTATACGCCCTTGCACGCGCAGTCCCTACGCGCCTTCCTCGCGTTACGCCGTGGCCACGGGCACCAGCAGGCAATGGAGATCATGCGCGCCACCAACCGCGGCGACACCGAGTCCGCCTACCGGCTCATCGACACCGCCCACGTCGCGCTGCTCACCGAACGTGACACCCGCACCGAGGTCGCAACGGCACTGGGCAGCCTGTCCACCGCGATGCCGACCCCTGTCCAGGGTCGGCCGCTGAGCGTGGGGGAACTCGCCCGGCGGCTCGGCGTGCACCCTGCGACGCTGCGCGCCTGGGAGACCCACGGCATCCTGCGCCCCGAACGCGACCGGGCAACGGGTTACCGAGAATACGGACCCGACTGTGTGCGCGACGCCGAGATCGCACGACAGCTGCGCCGAGGCGGTTACCTGCTTTCCCAGGTCGCGCAATTCATCGATTCGCTGCGCGAGGCGGGCGGGGCGAACGCGTTGAGCGCATTCCTCGACTCCTGGCAGGACCGGCTGACCACGCGTAGCCGCGACCTTCTCACCGGCGCGGCGCAGCTCGATACCTACATCACCATGCTCGATCAGGCACGGCAGGGGCGAGCGGCGACAGTGTGA